From Deinococcus wulumuqiensis R12, one genomic window encodes:
- a CDS encoding PucR family transcriptional regulator, whose product MFGTADTSDLLNLLTELRSAAAATQPERELVDVLARRTGGGAEIRASWGAVVAEAGEKTGIGQSFRLQQGRRHVGRLTLWTGPEWAALGPLAADYALLSRLQSAAAGSARRRVGERTLSALLSGELPLGDEAFAVALADLGRGEGRGTRAQAAQAYALDVLTEVGEGYLTATGLDGLATVWQGRALWWWPSEHPVQEGASLFAALRESVGGVRLGVSERHRGEGLAAALDEARQALGAVGSSGVQVFQNLDPLTPLLRTEAAAQLRAQLRARLATLQDAGKVETTLRLYLTHTGPLTALAGAQHIHVNTLRYRLKRAEDALGASLTDPATLARLYLAFGVE is encoded by the coding sequence ATGTTCGGCACCGCTGACACGTCCGACTTACTCAACCTCCTGACCGAATTACGCAGTGCGGCTGCGGCAACCCAGCCCGAGCGTGAACTGGTGGACGTGCTGGCGAGGCGTACCGGGGGCGGGGCCGAAATTCGGGCGAGTTGGGGCGCGGTGGTGGCTGAGGCTGGAGAAAAAACAGGCATAGGCCAGAGCTTTCGCTTGCAGCAGGGGCGGCGGCATGTGGGACGGCTCACCCTCTGGACTGGGCCGGAGTGGGCGGCGCTGGGGCCGCTGGCGGCAGACTACGCGCTGCTTTCGCGCCTGCAATCGGCGGCGGCAGGGTCGGCGCGGCGACGGGTGGGCGAGCGCACGCTGAGCGCATTGTTGTCGGGCGAATTGCCGCTGGGTGACGAGGCTTTTGCGGTGGCACTGGCTGACCTTGGCAGGGGCGAAGGCCGAGGCACCCGCGCTCAGGCGGCGCAGGCGTACGCGCTGGACGTGCTGACCGAGGTGGGTGAAGGCTACCTGACCGCCACCGGACTGGACGGTTTGGCGACGGTGTGGCAGGGGCGGGCGCTGTGGTGGTGGCCGTCTGAACATCCCGTGCAGGAGGGGGCCAGCCTGTTCGCGGCGCTGCGGGAATCGGTGGGCGGCGTGCGTCTGGGCGTCAGCGAGCGGCACCGGGGAGAAGGGCTGGCCGCCGCTCTGGACGAAGCGCGGCAGGCCCTCGGCGCGGTGGGGAGCAGCGGCGTGCAGGTCTTTCAGAACCTCGACCCCCTCACGCCCCTGCTGCGAACGGAAGCCGCCGCCCAGCTCCGCGCCCAGCTTCGTGCCCGCCTCGCCACGCTGCAGGACGCGGGCAAAGTCGAGACGACGCTGCGTCTTTACCTCACCCACACCGGCCCGCTGACGGCGCTGGCCGGGGCGCAGCACATCCACGTCAACACCCTGCGTTACCGTCTGAAACGCGCCGAGGACGCTCTGGGCGCATCGCTGACTGACCCGGCGACGCTGGCGCGGCTGTATCTGGCTTTCGGGGTGGAGTGA
- a CDS encoding transposase, giving the protein MTKKKNSLPDVQEFYRALEAELAPTKWRTFEGTLSMFLEGGSRKQLRQVKTCSPSTVSRLLNTMNTQPLEKARLRFQVKALRAAYDRLRGQKPWLVIRVDLTSIEKTGKSLPYTRTYNGVFGLHLVVIHVSIGKLSFPMGHAIYDPAQEETPIQLALKLIRRFHPYLWGDLPQFLVMDSGFYSADALDLLRWWGFEHISIGGRSNLLLADGRQLKEAGRGECVELAGLPGVPLYVSWVDLPRNDKMKRFYVLDTQPGTARTLTRRHKRRWLIESFFKSAKHDFGLKETRLRTETGIDNWIFLVWLSISLALYQQFRAGMTGGQCPAWCLTLSEAGEEVRLVLMPHVVRRTLLAALYRLDAAELTLLSAKTGQAA; this is encoded by the coding sequence GTGACCAAAAAGAAAAACTCGCTCCCAGACGTACAGGAATTCTACCGCGCCCTGGAGGCCGAATTGGCCCCGACGAAATGGCGCACGTTCGAGGGCACCTTGAGCATGTTTCTCGAAGGGGGAAGTCGCAAGCAACTCCGTCAGGTCAAGACCTGCTCACCCAGCACTGTCAGCCGACTGCTCAATACAATGAACACCCAACCACTGGAAAAAGCGCGTCTGCGCTTCCAAGTGAAGGCTCTCCGTGCTGCTTATGACCGTCTGCGTGGTCAAAAACCCTGGTTGGTGATTCGGGTGGACCTGACCAGCATCGAGAAAACGGGAAAGAGCCTCCCGTACACGCGAACCTACAACGGTGTGTTCGGTCTCCATCTCGTCGTCATCCACGTCAGCATCGGAAAGCTCAGCTTTCCGATGGGCCACGCCATCTATGACCCAGCACAGGAAGAAACACCGATCCAGTTGGCCCTGAAGCTCATCCGGCGCTTTCACCCCTATCTCTGGGGAGATCTCCCTCAGTTCCTGGTGATGGATTCGGGCTTCTACAGCGCAGATGCACTGGATTTGCTGCGTTGGTGGGGGTTTGAGCACATCAGTATCGGTGGCCGGTCTAACCTCCTCTTGGCTGATGGTCGTCAACTCAAGGAGGCAGGGCGCGGCGAATGTGTTGAACTGGCCGGTTTACCGGGGGTGCCCCTCTATGTGTCCTGGGTAGACCTGCCGCGTAACGACAAGATGAAGCGTTTCTACGTGCTGGACACGCAACCGGGAACGGCGCGAACACTGACCAGACGCCACAAAAGACGGTGGCTCATCGAGTCTTTCTTCAAATCGGCCAAGCATGACTTTGGACTAAAGGAAACCCGTCTCCGAACGGAGACGGGCATCGACAATTGGATCTTTCTCGTGTGGCTTAGCATTTCTCTGGCCCTCTACCAGCAATTCAGGGCAGGGATGACAGGGGGGCAATGCCCGGCCTGGTGCCTGACCCTGAGTGAAGCGGGGGAAGAAGTCCGCCTCGTCCTCATGCCGCACGTCGTCCGCCGCACGCTCCTTGCGGCCCTTTACCGCCTGGATGCTGCTGAACTGACGTTGCTGTCGGCAAAAACTGGGCAGGCTGCATAA
- a CDS encoding transposase has protein sequence MLLILLTLLALPAHQHRFFAALIPLWQAIPGRINARNFSRYSGWNERTLRRWFQKTLPWAELHWGLLQLLVRLGVLEGRFILALDASFVPKSGKHTAGLGAFWNGASHRSETGLELSCLALLSWSGHHAFPVHVQQTQPRGQKADRLEQYLDQLVSFLKQRRAWLAQHLRVVVADGQYAKTMFMDAVSREGYAFVTKMQCNANLLYPFTGAHPKRRGGRQKWAGKVDFIHFDGWASVPGEDRERVWTRVVWAPHYTRFLRVVVIQNLDRRGKVKGHVVLCSTDPTLPAEQIRALYSARFRLEFVFRDAKQFAGLNTCQLRRTIALENHWNAAFFALSLGRAEVLLEEAGRLQRPASRMVFSYEDIKRRAYNQLFARRILRNLGLEARFHELEKHPTRPLELGVKAA, from the coding sequence ATGTTACTGATTCTGCTGACCCTTTTGGCCCTGCCCGCCCATCAACATCGTTTTTTTGCTGCACTCATTCCGCTTTGGCAAGCCATTCCCGGTCGGATCAACGCCAGGAATTTCAGCCGCTATAGCGGCTGGAACGAACGGACGCTCCGCCGCTGGTTTCAGAAGACCTTGCCGTGGGCGGAGCTGCACTGGGGCCTGCTGCAACTCCTGGTGCGACTGGGCGTGTTGGAAGGGCGCTTCATCTTGGCACTGGATGCCAGCTTCGTTCCCAAGTCGGGCAAGCACACCGCAGGGTTGGGGGCCTTCTGGAACGGTGCATCGCACCGTTCCGAAACCGGCTTGGAGCTGTCGTGTCTGGCGCTGCTGAGCTGGTCGGGCCATCATGCCTTCCCTGTCCATGTGCAACAAACTCAACCACGTGGACAAAAGGCTGACCGCCTCGAACAGTACCTGGATCAACTGGTGTCTTTCCTCAAGCAGCGCCGCGCCTGGTTAGCTCAGCATCTCCGGGTGGTGGTCGCCGATGGTCAGTACGCCAAGACGATGTTCATGGACGCCGTGAGTCGCGAAGGCTACGCCTTCGTGACCAAAATGCAGTGCAACGCCAACCTGCTTTACCCCTTTACCGGCGCACATCCCAAGCGGCGAGGAGGCCGACAGAAATGGGCTGGAAAGGTTGATTTCATCCACTTCGATGGGTGGGCCAGTGTGCCTGGTGAGGACCGAGAACGGGTGTGGACGCGCGTCGTGTGGGCCCCCCACTATACGCGGTTCCTCCGAGTTGTGGTCATCCAAAATTTGGACCGACGCGGCAAGGTGAAGGGGCATGTGGTGCTCTGTAGCACGGACCCGACTCTGCCAGCGGAGCAGATTCGGGCGCTCTACAGCGCCCGGTTCAGGCTGGAATTCGTGTTCCGGGATGCCAAGCAGTTCGCGGGGTTGAACACGTGTCAGCTTCGCCGCACCATCGCGTTGGAAAACCACTGGAATGCCGCCTTCTTTGCGCTGAGTCTGGGACGGGCAGAGGTCTTGCTCGAAGAGGCAGGACGCCTGCAGCGTCCTGCCTCCCGGATGGTGTTCTCCTATGAAGACATCAAAAGGCGGGCCTACAACCAGCTTTTTGCCCGCCGAATTCTTCGCAATCTCGGTCTTGAGGCGCGATTTCACGAGTTGGAAAAACATCCGACTAGGCCGCTTGAACTCGGCGTCAAAGCCGCCTAA